In Pyrus communis chromosome 1, drPyrComm1.1, whole genome shotgun sequence, the following are encoded in one genomic region:
- the LOC137727112 gene encoding uncharacterized protein: MKQAVYECGIYSIFLHASKIPEGFDFTIQTSVLSVIAPSHPNLKIQGLNVGVLYAKNEHRIKAGIKNLIEVSNQTKALMWTYCPLTIGLPTEKEDVLWLSHFRFGNNELEDGDQIRVSVEMHLFYRVKEFGIQLVYEPERPPSSQNNVVAGDVSLSASEYQIGTGKYFLRICGHHFMPSFTPLA, from the coding sequence ATGAAACAGGCAGTCTATGAGTGTGGCATATATAGCATATTCCTTCATGCAAGCAAGATTCCAGAGGGATTTGACTTCACAATACAGACATCTGTGCTGTCAGTTATTGCACCTTCACATCCTAATCTCAAAATCCAAGGCTTGAATGTAGGCGTTTTATATGCCAAAAATGAACATCGGATTAAAGCCggtataaaaaatttgattgaAGTTAGTAATCAGACGAAGGCTCTCATGTGGACCTATTGCCCACTCACAATAGGTTTGCCAACTGAGAAGGAAGATGTGTTGTGGCTTAGCCATTTTCGATTTGGAAACAATGAATTGGAGGATGGGGACCAAATACGTGTTTCGGTGGAGATGCATCTTTTTTATCGGGTGAAGGAGTTCGGAATCCAGCTTGTGTACGAGCCGGAAAGACCTCCTTCTAGCCAGAATAATGTTGTTGCTGGAGATGTGTCACTGTCAGCATCAGAGTACCAAATAGGGACAGGAAAATACTTTCTCAGAATTTGTGGGCACCATTTTATGCCTTCGTTCACACCGCTTGCATGA
- the LOC137727083 gene encoding TMV resistance protein N-like: MFLLQSLFKSLSSYRCTYDVFLSFRGADTRKCFTDHHYSALELAGIHTLRDDDEIEREANIEQELQTAIQESRVSVIVFSKDYVSSRKQTGSFAEPFTRHEKRFKDEIDKVEEWRRALRDVADLGGMVLRD; encoded by the exons atgttCTTGCTCCAATCTCTCTTTAAATCTTTGTCCTCTTACCGGTGCACATATGATGTCTTCTTGAGTTTCAGAGGTGCAGATACACGCAAGTGCTTTACAGATCACCACTACAGTGCTTTGGAGTTGGCAGGAATCCACACTTTGAGAgatgatgatgaaattgagagagaAGCAAACATTGAACAGGAGCTACAGACAGCAATACAAGAGTCACGAGTATCAGTCATTGTTTTCTCCAAGGACTACGTCTCTTCCAG GAAGCAGACGGGCAGTTTTGCAGAACCATTTACTAGACATGAAAAGCGCTTCAAGGACGAGATAGACAAGGTGGAAGAGTGGAGGCGAGCTCTTAGAGATGTTGCAGACTTGGGAGGGATGGTTTTAAGAGACTAG
- the LOC137727105 gene encoding disease resistance protein RPV1-like: MSTEQQKNASSSSYRCTYDAFLSFRGTDTRKSFTDHLYSALESAGIHTFRDDDEIERGANIEQELQTAIQESRVSVIVFSKDYASSRWCLNELALIMERKRTDGYMVMPVFYDVEPSDVRKQTGSFAESFTRQEERFKDEIDKVEEWRRALRDVADLGGMVLRERYESQFIQDIVKAIGNKLDYMTNRRLRVDPYVIGKGNYVESLNMWLEDGSNDVGVAVIHGMGGIGKTTIAKIAYNQNFHKFQASSFLSDIRETSKQANGFVHLQRNLLSDIQRRKMEKIYSLNEGIVKIKRVVRCKRVLIVLDDVENSEQLNAIIGMQDWFHPGSKIIITTRHEHLLKVHEVVRFKVEGLHEDESLELFNWHAFRQPHPQEGYMELSRPVVEHCGGVPLALQVLGSSLFGKTADVWKNALHNLDVITEGKIQKILCISFDSLQDHDQRLFLHIAYFFVGKDKDFTTTILDECDFATEVGLQHLVDRCLVEINVKNNKLIVHQLLQDMGRAIIHEESPENPGKRTRLWHKDAFNVLTKLTGTRIVKGLMLHFLPTDSSPTNELGFETKAFTEMLNLELLLLDNVKLSGSYEDFPKNLIWLSWRGFSLKSIPSNFCMEHLVVLDLRYSSLQHIWKGTKILTRLKILNLSHSHGLRTTSDLSGLPNLEKLILKDCINLVDVDESIGNLGKLVFLNLKDCKSLVKLPKRMNWLRSLEELILSGCSKLVLHDSATVIHVHAISGDMNKPRLLSTLSWTPIRSWWMWAWPGKTLQSTSFSLASLPRCLGSLNLSRCNLSEVPNDLCTISSLKYLDLSSNPILCLPQNMKSLIMLETLLLNDCTNLEMLPELPARLKSLEATSCTSLKRLKNLPNLLKPLEFTFWGCGRLVEVESLLNIKTLRSADIEMTRYMGLFDLKSIASTDVEMLNRLTATRRKVPVQVFLWSPLSCIVLIIIYMN; the protein is encoded by the exons ATGAGCACCGAGCAGCAGAAGAATGCTTCTTCGTCCTCCTACCGGTGCACGTATGATGCCTTCTTGAGTTTCAGAGGCACAGATACACGCAAGAGCTTTACAGATCACCTCTACAGTGCTTTGGAGTCGGCAGGAATCCACACTTTTAGAgatgatgatgaaattgagagagGAGCAAACATTGAACAGGAGCTACAGACAGCAATACAAGAGTCACGAGTATCAGTCATTGTTTTCTCCAAGGACTACGCCTCTTCCAGGTGGTGCCTGAATGAACTTGCTCTCATCATGGAACGTAAAAGAACAGATGGATACATGGTTATGCCAGTTTTCTATGATGTGGAACCATCAGATGTCAGGAAGCAGACGGGCAGTTTTGCAGAATCATTTACTAGACAAGAAGAGCGCTTCAAGGACGAGATAGACAAGGTGGAGGAGTGGAGACGAGCTCTTAGAGATGTTGCAGACTTGGGAGGGATGGTTTTAAGAGAACG GTACGAGTCGCAGTTTATTCAAGATATTGTTAAAGCGATTGGAAATAAACTGGACTACATGACGAATAGGAGATTAAGAGTTGATCCCTATGTGATCGGAAAAGGTAATTATGTGGAAAGCCTAAACATGTGGCTGGAAGATGGATCAAATGATGTTGGAGTAGCTGTCATCCATGGAATGGGTGGAATAGGGAAGACCACCATTGCTAAAATTGCTTATAACCAGAACTTCCATAAATTTCAAGCTAGCAGCTTTCTTTCAGATATTAGGGAAACTTCCAAACAAGCCAATGGTTTTGTTCACTTACAAAGGAACCTTCTTTCAGATATCCAAAGGAGGAAAATGGAAAAAATATACAGCCTTAATGAAGGTATAGTAAAGATCAAACGGGTTGTACGTTGCAAAAGAGTTCTtattgttcttgatgatgtggaGAACTCGGAACAGTTAAATGCAATAATTGGAATGCAAGACTGGTTCCATCCTGGaagtaaaattataataacaacTAGACATGAACATTTGTTAAAGGTTCATGAAGTTGTAAGGTTTAAGGTTGAAGGATTGCATGAGGATGAATCGCTTGAGCTTTTCAATTGGCATGCCTTTCGACAACCCCATCCTCAAGAAGGTTATATGGAGCTTTCAAGACCCGTGGTTGAACATTGTGGAGGGGTTCCATTAGCTCTTCAAGTTCTGGGATCTTCTCTATTTGGAAAAACAGCAGATGTATGGAAAAATGCATTACACAACTTAGACGTGATTACTGAgggaaaaattcaaaagattCTTTGCATAAGTTTTGATTCTTTACAAGACCATGATCAACGTTTATTCCTCCATATAGCCTATTTCTTTGTGGGAAAGGACAAGGATTTTACAACTACAATCCTTGACGAATGTGATTTTGCCACAGAGGTTGGACTTCAACATCTGGTTGATAGATGCCTTGTGGAAATTAATGTCAAAAACAACAAGTTAATCGTGCATCAATTACTTCAAGACATGGGAAGGGCAATAATTCATGAAGAATCACCTGAGAACCCTGGAAAACGCACTAGACTGTGGCACAAAGATGCATTTAacgttttgacaaaattaacg GGTACGAGAATTGTCAAGGGCCTCATGCTCCACTTTCTCCCAACAGATTCATCTCCGACAAATGAGTTAGGTTTCGAAACAAAGGCATTTACAGAGATGCTCAATCTTGAACTACTTCTGCTTGATAATGTAAAGTTGAGTGGAAGCTATGAAGATTTTCCAAAAAATTTAATATGGCTGTCTTGGCGAGGATTCTCTTTAAAATCAATACCATCCAATTTTTGTATGGAACATCTAGTTGTTCTTGACTTACGGTACAGCAGTCTGCAACATATTTGGAAAGGAACCAAG ATTCTTACAAGATTGAAAATCCTTAATCTCAGTCATTCACATGGTCTTAGGACAACCTCTGACTTGTCTGGACTCCCTAACCTTGAGAAACTAATTCTTAAGGATTGCATTAATTTGGTTGATGTTGATGAATCCATTGGAAACTTGGGGAAACTTGTTTTCTTGAATCTAAAAGACTGCAAAAGCCTTGTGAAGCTTCCAAAAAGAATGAACTGGTTGAGGTCTCTTGAGGAACTTATTCTTAGCGGTTGCTCAAAGCTTGTGCTTCATGACAGTGCCACGGTAATTCATGTACACGCGATATCTGGGGATATGAATAAACCTAGACTGTTGTCAACTTTATCATGGACACCAATCAGGTCTTGGTGGATGTGGGCATGGCCGGGAAAGACTCTTCAATCAACCAGTTTCTCACTGGCAAGTTTACCACGTTGTTTGGGAAGCTTAAATCTGTCTCGTTGCAATCTGTCAGAGGTTCCCAATGATCTGTGTACAATATCTTCATTGAAGTATTTGGATCTAAGTAGTAACCCAATTTTGTGCCTACCACAAAACATGAAGAGTCTTATTATGCTCGAGACTCTTTTGTTAAATGATTGCACAAACCTCGAAATGCTTCCAGAGCTCCCAGCAAGGTTGAAAAGTTTGGAAGCAACTTCTTGTACATCAttgaaaagattaaaaaatttaccaaacttGTTGAAACCATTGGAATTCACTTTTTGGGGTTGCGGTCGGTTAGTTGAAGTTGAAAGCTTGTTGAATATAAAAACGTTGAGAAGCGCTGACATAGAAATGACAAGATATATGGGACTGTTCGATTTGAAATCCATAGCAAGCACTGATGTCGAAATGCTCAACCGCTTGACCGCTACTAGGAGGAAGGTTCCTGTCCAGGTCTTTCTCTGGTCTCCTCTCTCATGTATAGttctaattattatatatatgaattaG